One Nostoc punctiforme PCC 73102 DNA window includes the following coding sequences:
- a CDS encoding class I SAM-dependent methyltransferase — protein MESVEKMITRVDYQLNRLQFLNKLVNLENAEGLEIGACDLPTVTKEVGKCEFADFRSSEEMIALWNLPAETVMPIKYILQRDIKVHLQIHKKFDFVILCHVIEHIPNVISYIKDLHNLLKPGGLLIIACPDKRITFDASRPSTTIEHLLDDYYNNCNYPSLEHILEFGKVISEDLKQKSIKSPKEFYKWGCENFESGFADPHCHVWTDEEFFTQMEYLIDGDIIEGLEIVDKQYNDGAYNEFLIAFKSSE, from the coding sequence TTGGAGTCAGTAGAAAAGATGATTACTAGAGTAGATTATCAGTTAAATCGCTTGCAATTTTTAAATAAATTAGTGAATTTAGAAAATGCAGAAGGTTTAGAAATAGGAGCTTGCGATTTACCAACTGTTACCAAAGAGGTTGGCAAATGTGAGTTTGCCGATTTTCGTTCATCGGAAGAAATGATTGCTCTTTGGAACCTTCCTGCTGAAACAGTAATGCCGATCAAATATATTCTCCAAAGAGATATTAAAGTTCACCTTCAAATTCACAAAAAATTTGATTTTGTAATTCTCTGTCATGTAATTGAGCATATTCCTAATGTAATTAGCTATATTAAAGATTTACATAATTTGCTGAAACCAGGAGGACTCCTAATTATTGCCTGTCCAGATAAGAGAATAACTTTTGATGCTTCAAGACCCTCAACCACAATAGAACACTTACTCGACGATTATTACAATAACTGTAATTATCCTTCATTAGAACATATCTTGGAATTTGGCAAAGTTATATCTGAAGATTTAAAGCAGAAAAGCATAAAATCACCTAAAGAGTTTTATAAATGGGGATGCGAAAATTTTGAATCTGGATTTGCAGATCCTCATTGCCACGTTTGGACAGATGAAGAGTTTTTCACTCAAATGGAATACTTGATCGATGGGGATATTATTGAAGGCTTGGAAATTGTTGATAAACAATACAATGATGGTGCTTATAATGAATTCCTTATCG